A segment of the Spirochaetota bacterium genome:
CTGATAATGCAAATCTCTACTACAATAGAGGTGTGGTTTATATGAAGGATAAGCAATTCCAGAATGCTATTAAGGATTATGAAAAAGCACTAAAACTCAATAAAAATGCTATCTACTATCAGAATAAGGCATTAGCACATTTTTATTTGGGCCAATACGATAAATCTATAGAAGAAAATACAAACGGGCTGAAACTCTTTCCCAAAAGCGGTATGCTCTATTACAATAGGGGACGAGCATACTATATGAAAGGAGAAATGGCTAATGCCCTTGTGGATTTCAAAAAAGCATATACTCTTGGAATTGAGCCTGCCCGAGGATATATAGAAAACATAGAAAGAATAAAAACAAGAAGATAATAAAAGCATTTAATTTAATTATTTACGGTAACAGTAGTATCATCATCACTATATTCATTACCAGCTTTATCCATTACTCTAATTTTTAAAGGATAGGATCCATTTAAATAAGAAGTTGTATCCCAAGAATATTCCCACGGCGAGCTTGTCAGTGTGTCTTCTAAAGTAGCATCAATATAGAATTCAACATATTCAATACCTGAACCGCCACTATCATCTGCATCTGCTGTTATAGTAATAGTACCACTAACAGTTGAGCCATCTGTTGGGTTAGTAATATTGCCGGTTGGTGGTGTTGTATCAGCAAAGAAACTTCGACTGATATTTCCTGTGTTGCCTGCTTGATCGGTGGATTCAATATATACAGTGATAGAATTTCCCGTATACGGCGGACTCCATCCATTGATGGTATTTATAGTTGCAGGGGATGTAATGTTATTAAATGTTCCTGTATCTATTTTAGCACGGGTGGCTGTCACAGCAACGTCAGTGACGGTGAATTGTAGAGATTGATTACCATTGATTGGAGCGTTCTCAGCAGGGGAAACTATTGTAATAACCGGTGGTGTAATGTCTTTAATGAGGCTTAAAGAAGCGATACCGGTGTTATTTGCAGCATCCTTAGCTTGCATATCAATGGTAATGGTGCCTTCAGAAGCAGCAGCCCATCCATTGATGGTATTTATGGCAACGCCTGATGAAATGTCTGTAAACGTTCCAGAGCCAATTTTAGCCTGAACGCTTGTTACATCAACGTTATCTGCGACTGTAAACAATAGTGTTTGCGTACCGTTAGTGTAGCTATTTGCAGGCGGATCTGTAATGGTAATAACAGGTGATTCTGTGTCATCGCAAATGACTTCAATTGTAAAAGTGAATGTATTGGTATCGAGGGTGTCATTTGATATTGTTACTGTAGCTGTGTGTGTACCCAAGCTTGTGGGATTGAATAGTATTGTAAACGTAGTGCTTCCCAAAGCATTGACTGGTGATGTTGGTTGAATGGTAACAGAAAAATGTGAAGCTCCTGTACCGGAAATTTGTACTTTAGGTATACCAGTTAATAGAAGATCTGCATCACCAGTATTGGTTATGGTAAATGTTTGGGATATTCCTGCACTGCCATAATTAACATTGGGAAAATTAAATATTCCACCATTAAGAATAGTATTTGAGCCATCACTTACTGATATATGGGGTGTAGTGCCTGTGCCCTGAACGGTGAAGGTGTAAAGGGGAATATTTGGGTCATTGCTTTGTATTACCACTGTGGCGTTCTTGTTACCAGTATCAGATAAGGTTTGTGGATTAAAACGAATACTAAATGTTGTTGTTGCGGATGGATTTATTGTTGTAGATGGTGATGTCTCTAGTATAAATAAATCCTTGTTTGTTCCAGAAATTATTACAGGGTTTGATGCATTGAGCAGTAAATCAGTACTTCCGTTGTTGCGTATGGTAAACGTATGTACTAAACCCCCGGTATTGCACTTTACATTGCCGTAATTATTAGATCCACCAACGGCTACTTCATCAACCTGAATTGCAGCGTTTGTACCATTTCCCTGAACATTTATAATATATGGGTTTTCATCGCTATCATTGTTAGATATAATGAATTGTGCTGATTGATTACCGGTAGCAGTTGGTGAAAATCGTATCGAAAATGTTGTGGATCCTGATGGTTGTATGCTTACTTTTGATGGCTGAGAGGTAACTGAAAACTCACCACCTGAAACCTTTGTAACTATTGGACTTCCTGTCAAATACAGAGGATCAGCGGAAGAATCATTTTCAATTGTGATAATGATATCCTTGCTGTGCCCTATAGCAAGGTCACCAAAGTCGTATGTATTGCCACTGTTAAAATCTGAATTATTAATCTTACAATTAATTTCTGGATTAAGCCCCTTACCAGCAAGGTTTATGGTAAAAGAGCCATTATTGGGATCATTACTTGTTATAGTAAGAGTAGCTCCTTGGTTCCCTGATGAAGTAGCTAAGAATCGTACAACGATGGTTGTTGTTCCCCCTGCTGGTACAGGAGTTGTAGGAGCAGTTAGTATTGAAAAATCAACTGCTGAAATTGTTGCATCTGATATAGTAAGGTTACTATCGCCTTTATTGGTTATGGTAAACGTCATATCTATTGGTGTTCCATTCACTGTCATCCCGCCAAAATCTACAGTACTATTGTTCAACAACACCTGTGATGTTTTTGTGATTTCAATTTTTGGTGTTGGGACTGATGTTGCTAACCCCGTTATTGTGATCGTGTATGGGTTTTCATCAAGATCATTGTTGGCAATTGTTACTATTGTTGAATGGTTGCCAGGTTCAGTAGGAAGATAGCGTAATGTAAAATTGGATGAGGATGATGGATCAATGGTCTCGCTTGGATCGATACTAATTGTAAAAAAGGGCGAACCAGTTAATGTTATGATAGGGGTAGCTTTAAGAGTAAGAATGCCCACACCACTATTTGTTATAGTAAAAATAGTATCTTTGGAAACATTAACTGTTGTAGAACCAATGTCAAAATTTCCGTTATTAGCAATAGAAATTGCACCGTGCAATATATCAATTTCGGGTATTGCTATACCCGTGCCTTTGATAGTGAAGGTGTATGGGGTTTTACCTGATACGTTATTACCAATAGAAACTGTTGCATTTTTTTCTCCTGCAGAGGATGGAGTGAAATTCATAGTAAATGTCGTTGTGTCATTTGGTACAATGTCTGTTGAGCCTGGATCTGAAACTGCGAACATAGAAGCATCAGCTCCAGATATAGTAAATGGTGAAGTTAGAGTAAGATTTGCAGTGCCAGTATTTCTTATGGTAAATGTAACAGAGCTTGTTTGTCCCTGATTAACATTTCCAAAATCAAATATGCCAATTCCATTATACAGGGGAGTAGTATCTTGCATTATAAAGATATCAGGTTGTGGGTTTGCTGTTGCTGTAGCGGTTATTGTGAAGCTAAACGTGCTTTCATCGGCATCATTATTGGTTATGGTAATAATGGCAGTTTTATCACCAGTAGATGTTGGGGTAAACGAAATAATACAATCTGTTGAAGAACCGGCTGCAACAGTATTTGCTGGTAAGGTAGATATAGAAAAAAGACTTTGATCAATTCCGCTTATAATTGGTGAATTTAAAGTAAGATCAGCTGTTCCACTATTGTGAATGGAAATAGTAAAATTAGATGAATTCCCTACAACGCAACTACCCAAATGGATGGAATCACCTTTGTTAACAGTGCTTCCACTATATTGAATATTAATTTCGGGAGAAGTGACAATGAGTCCTTGACCCTGTACGGTAAATGTAAATGTAGTTTTTTGTGGATCATTGCTTGGTATTGTTATGATGGCTGTTTTTATCCCCTGTGAATCTGGAGTAAAAGAAATAGTGAAAGTGGTATAAGTAAATGGCGGAATGGTAGTATTTGGCTGGCTGTCGATACTAAACAATGAAGCGTCAGTACCGCTTACCGTTATGGGTCCAGAAAGACCTAAAAATAATTGTCCTAAATTTTCGATAGTTATTATGGACGATTTGGTGTGACCAATTTCTATTTGCCCAAAATCATAGGTTCCTGATGAAGGTATTTGAAGTGTACCGGCACGTACGTTTATTTGAGGATTTTTTTCATCCTGGTTTATGGTTTGTGTAGTATCCCAACAGGATAAAAAAAATGTAGCAAAGAGAAAGAGGGTTATTCTTGATATACTATGTAAATATTTTGTTTTCATAAAGAAGAATTATTGCCTTATTGCTACTTAATTATACATTAATTAGCAGAAAATATGAAATAAAAAATTGTTTAAAAAATAAAATTTTCAATACTTTTGAAGATATACACTGATGGATTATACGACATAGTATTCCTTCCAGAAAGTAGTTATTGCAAAATAAGTGGTGTAACCTCTTTGGGCACTGAAATATGCAGTAACTCCAATTGTTTTACAATATAATCTTTATTTACCGGGATAGAACCCCGTACAAGAGCCTGTATGTCGGCAATATCCTGATACCTTCCTGCAGCACATTTAATAACAATAAGATCTTCAAGATTAATAACAGGAATTTTGATGCCCTTCACAGAAAAGAGTTTGCTATTTTGTATACAGTGTTTCAAGAAGTCATTTGTTGCTAATAGTATAGCTATCACAAAATGGAAAGAGTTGTGTACAATAACATATCTTTTAATAGGGGTTAATGTTGATTGTAGCATTTTCTCTTTATGAGGTATAACTTTAAAATGGTTTTGTAGTGCACTTAAGAATTTTGTTTCATTTGTTTCATCAATTAAGGCAATAATATCAATATCTTCAGTTGCCCGTACATGACCCCATAAACTAACAGCAATACCTCCAGCAATACAGAATGAGATATTTGATTTTATAAGACAGGAACTAATAGCAATAATGATTTCAGGAATTGTTTGGTCTTTCATTATTATCTTTTCTTTTTAGTATATCCTCTGTAATTTTAGACCATATTTCCTCATCATTGAGAGTGGGAAATAACGATTTATAAAATGCATGTTTCATTAAAAACATGGACCGGGTAAGTTCACAAAAGCGGTTGAAATTTTTTTGCATCATTTTTTGAATTATAGTGTTATCGTTGTTTCCCATACATCGTAATCCATGTTTAGTCTGCCAAGTTTTTTTTCTTCAACAGGATTTGATTTTACCAAATTTTGCAAAGTAATAGCAATGATGATAATGATAGCAAACGGCATCACTCAAACCACTTAAAATTTCAATGTATGTGATGTCGTTACGTATTTCCACTATTCAATTTATGATATTGTTTCTTCTTTGTTACTTTCAAAATTAAAAATATACTCAGTGTGGATAATTGTCAAATGTAAAAAATATTACTTTTCCATGTGCATTCTAAATGCTTTTAAGTCTTTTGGCCCATCAATATCATTTTCCCAGTGAGCAGCATTTTTTTTAATATGATAGATATATCCACCAAAGTGAGATAAATCCAGTTTGTATACCCGTTCAATAACATCAATAACAGCACGGTAAAAATTTTCTTCTTCCAGGCAGCGCTGCTTTACCTGTCGTATGACATCAAAATTTTTTGTTTTCCATAGATGGTACAGTATTTTGGAAAAAATATTGGGCGATAGTGCCTTGCGTAATCCGTAGAAAAAGTCAATAATCTGGTATTCCACTATTGGATCAATGGAATGATGTTTGATAATAGCAGCAGAGTTACCAATGCGTGCTTCAAACGTATCAAAGCCAACAAAATATTTGTGTTTACCTTTATGCTCGCCACGTTTGATTGCTTTTAAGCGGTGTGGCAACCAGCTATCGTTAGCAACATCCTGATATTCCACAATGCTGTAAATTAAATGAACTATCGCTCCCCTATAATCTTTTGCCTTACCTAAAATTTTAGTGTATTCATCATGCATATACTCAACATCCTGTGCGGTGAGGCGCGGGGTATCGCCAAAGAAAATATCAAGCCGCTGGCCATAGTCAATGTAGTTGGAATAAAAATCTTTTATATGTCCCCCAACTGACTGTTTCATCTGCAACACGGTAAGGTTTTTATATTTTTTTGTATCTATAGCATCGGTAAAGTTTTGTATGTCGTTGTAGACATAAATTTTTTCATACAGTGGTTTGCCATATTTTTTGGCATGGTACACGCTATCAAGCACATACTGTATAACAGGCTTGCCGGCAAGTGTTTGCAAAAATTTATTTTTGCCAATATAAATCACATCGCCGTCATAGGCTTCAATAAGCTGCTTTTTACGCTTTATCATGGTTTTACGGTCGGGTTTGTCAAAACCAGCAAGGATGAGGGCAATTGGTTTTTGTTTATTCCCTTTTAGCATATAAGTATCCTGCTATACAATTATTAATACAAAAGTATAAGTGTGTTATGTATCAGTCAAGCCTTTAATAGTAACTAAAAGGTAATGCTCCAGTGATGAACAAAGTGTGAATAAAAAATATAAATATAATTGTAATTTAACTTGACAGCCGGTATATTAAATATGAAGAAATAAACCCTGACTTTTATAAACTCTGCAAAAAGAACATAGAGGTACCAATGAAAAAACTGATGATTCTACTGTTAGCTTTCTTTGTGGCATGTGCTACCGGGGCAAATACCACTCAAACAAAATCTTTATCTAAAGACCTTAAAAATCTTGTTAACGAATCGTGCTTTGAGGTTGTTGTAAACAAGCCTGAAAAAGATACCCTGACATACGAAAAGGAGCTGCCATGGCATCTGATACCCTATAACATACGGGTGGATAAATACTATTCAATAGGGACTGCATTTGCTATTTCCCCCACTGAGCTTTTAACGGCATTCCATGTGCTGGATTTGAAGACTGATTCGCTCATTTACAAAGATTTTTATATCCGTGATTCACAGGGCAATGTGTATGAAATTGATAAAATTTTAGCGTTTGATAGTCACAGGGATTTTATACGCTTTACGGTTAAAAATAAGACATTTGCAAAATATTTAAAACTAAAAGAAAATTTTAGCATTGGCGATAGTGTCTTTGCAGTGGGCAATGCGTATGGTGAAGGCATCGTAATGCGCCAGGGGGAGCTTATTGGCACTTACCCCGAACCAGAAGATGGAAGATTTAATTTATTAAAAAGCTCATCAGATGTTAATTTTGGAAACAGTGGAGGCCCTCTTGTTGATGATCAGGCCAATTGTATTGGTATTGTCATCCAGCGCAAAGATAATATTGCCTATTCACTTCCAGTAAGTGAGGTTACTAAAACAGGAAATCGCGGTATTTTCCATGTGCGTATGAACTTTGGCTTTACACTGCTTCCTGAAAAGACAATGGTTAAAGATTTTGATGATGAACTATCGCTTCCAAAAGGTTATAAGGAAATTAAAAAATTGTTCAATGAACGTTTTAAAAAATTCTATGTAACAACCATGGATGAACTTTTGAAAGGCCAGGGCAGGGGGATGTTCCCTGAGGGTGAGGAATCACTTATCCCACTTTTTGATTTTACCGATAGTTACTTTTTACAGGTTAATTATTTAAGCAAGGATAACAACAAATGGACTATCTCCAATATTGAATACAAAGAAACAAAGATACATGGCAATGGCGTCATCCGCATGGCAAATCCTGATAAGCGTTTGCTTTTTATTGATATTTCGCGTCCCGATGATGTGAGTCTTCAGGATATGCTCAATGACCCCAAAGTAGGAATGAAGCTTGTTTTAGAGGGGCAGAGCATAACCCGCGATTTTGGCGATGTGAAGACCCGGATATTGTCGCTGGGCGATCCAATAGCTACCGAGTACCATACCGATAAATACGGTCGTAAATGGCGGCTGTGTACGTGGGTGCTGGAATATTCTGATGAAGCTGTCATAAGCTGTGCAACACCAACACCTGAAGGCATGTCGGCGGTGGTCTTTGTATGTGAGACATCCGAAATTGAGTTTTGGAAATATGATGCACTGAAATTGCTGGATTATGTACAGTTATCATACTATGGAAAATTGAAAGACTGGAAAGAGTTTTTAACTGGTAATAAATTACTGCCAAAAGCATTAACTGGGGTCAAGTTTGATTATTCAGCACAAAGAGGCTTCCAGTTTGGTGCTGGTGTGTTTTCTATTTCTGCTACAAATGATGTTATTGCAATCAATGATGATGTGCGTATGGGTATCAATTTTGGGTATATAAAGCAGGCCACAGGCACCGAATGGACCATACGTCGTGTTATGCTCAGTGAATATCAGAAAGATAATTATTTTGTACTGG
Coding sequences within it:
- a CDS encoding tetratricopeptide repeat protein — its product is MYFTKITIQKVVIIGAIVTVIVAAVYLWMQYVLCPASPTEYIRQGSYKRAIVRYTIEILKDPDNANLYYNRGVVYMKDKQFQNAIKDYEKALKLNKNAIYYQNKALAHFYLGQYDKSIEENTNGLKLFPKSGMLYYNRGRAYYMKGEMANALVDFKKAYTLGIEPARGYIENIERIKTRR
- a CDS encoding choice-of-anchor D domain-containing protein, with product MKTKYLHSISRITLFLFATFFLSCWDTTQTINQDEKNPQINVRAGTLQIPSSGTYDFGQIEIGHTKSSIITIENLGQLFLGLSGPITVSGTDASLFSIDSQPNTTIPPFTYTTFTISFTPDSQGIKTAIITIPSNDPQKTTFTFTVQGQGLIVTSPEINIQYSGSTVNKGDSIHLGSCVVGNSSNFTISIHNSGTADLTLNSPIISGIDQSLFSISTLPANTVAAGSSTDCIISFTPTSTGDKTAIITITNNDADESTFSFTITATATANPQPDIFIMQDTTPLYNGIGIFDFGNVNQGQTSSVTFTIRNTGTANLTLTSPFTISGADASMFAVSDPGSTDIVPNDTTTFTMNFTPSSAGEKNATVSIGNNVSGKTPYTFTIKGTGIAIPEIDILHGAISIANNGNFDIGSTTVNVSKDTIFTITNSGVGILTLKATPIITLTGSPFFTISIDPSETIDPSSSSNFTLRYLPTEPGNHSTIVTIANNDLDENPYTITITGLATSVPTPKIEITKTSQVLLNNSTVDFGGMTVNGTPIDMTFTITNKGDSNLTISDATISAVDFSILTAPTTPVPAGGTTTIVVRFLATSSGNQGATLTITSNDPNNGSFTINLAGKGLNPEINCKINNSDFNSGNTYDFGDLAIGHSKDIIITIENDSSADPLYLTGSPIVTKVSGGEFSVTSQPSKVSIQPSGSTTFSIRFSPTATGNQSAQFIISNNDSDENPYIINVQGNGTNAAIQVDEVAVGGSNNYGNVKCNTGGLVHTFTIRNNGSTDLLLNASNPVIISGTNKDLFILETSPSTTINPSATTTFSIRFNPQTLSDTGNKNATVVIQSNDPNIPLYTFTVQGTGTTPHISVSDGSNTILNGGIFNFPNVNYGSAGISQTFTITNTGDADLLLTGIPKVQISGTGASHFSVTIQPTSPVNALGSTTFTILFNPTSLGTHTATVTISNDTLDTNTFTFTIEVICDDTESPVITITDPPANSYTNGTQTLLFTVADNVDVTSVQAKIGSGTFTDISSGVAINTINGWAAASEGTITIDMQAKDAANNTGIASLSLIKDITPPVITIVSPAENAPINGNQSLQFTVTDVAVTATRAKIDTGTFNNITSPATINTINGWSPPYTGNSITVYIESTDQAGNTGNISRSFFADTTPPTGNITNPTDGSTVSGTITITADADDSGGSGIEYVEFYIDATLEDTLTSSPWEYSWDTTSYLNGSYPLKIRVMDKAGNEYSDDDTTVTVNN
- a CDS encoding nucleotidyltransferase, with the translated sequence MKDQTIPEIIIAISSCLIKSNISFCIAGGIAVSLWGHVRATEDIDIIALIDETNETKFLSALQNHFKVIPHKEKMLQSTLTPIKRYVIVHNSFHFVIAILLATNDFLKHCIQNSKLFSVKGIKIPVINLEDLIVIKCAAGRYQDIADIQALVRGSIPVNKDYIVKQLELLHISVPKEVTPLILQ
- a CDS encoding serine protease, giving the protein MKKLMILLLAFFVACATGANTTQTKSLSKDLKNLVNESCFEVVVNKPEKDTLTYEKELPWHLIPYNIRVDKYYSIGTAFAISPTELLTAFHVLDLKTDSLIYKDFYIRDSQGNVYEIDKILAFDSHRDFIRFTVKNKTFAKYLKLKENFSIGDSVFAVGNAYGEGIVMRQGELIGTYPEPEDGRFNLLKSSSDVNFGNSGGPLVDDQANCIGIVIQRKDNIAYSLPVSEVTKTGNRGIFHVRMNFGFTLLPEKTMVKDFDDELSLPKGYKEIKKLFNERFKKFYVTTMDELLKGQGRGMFPEGEESLIPLFDFTDSYFLQVNYLSKDNNKWTISNIEYKETKIHGNGVIRMANPDKRLLFIDISRPDDVSLQDMLNDPKVGMKLVLEGQSITRDFGDVKTRILSLGDPIATEYHTDKYGRKWRLCTWVLEYSDEAVISCATPTPEGMSAVVFVCETSEIEFWKYDALKLLDYVQLSYYGKLKDWKEFLTGNKLLPKALTGVKFDYSAQRGFQFGAGVFSISATNDVIAINDDVRMGINFGYIKQATGTEWTIRRVMLSEYQKDNYFVLVNWVAPDTRLPKDYINYWESIVNAEHPYTMKPFTSDNITKIAAVVKTIQEKPEKVKKLYTLFLGRAGKVEEEKMVQDFKTLMNGIKINE